A single Triticum dicoccoides isolate Atlit2015 ecotype Zavitan chromosome 2A, WEW_v2.0, whole genome shotgun sequence DNA region contains:
- the LOC119355399 gene encoding probable inactive receptor kinase RLK902, with protein sequence MPPPVAAALVMLLAVALGAARAADDLASDTAALQAFIAPFGSASVSWNASRQTCSWTGVVCSGGRVTGLHLPGDGLRGSVPVGALGGLTRLTVLSLRFNALSGPLPADLASCVKLRVINLQSNHFSGELPAAILSLPALTQLNLAENRLSGRIPPAIAKSGKLQLLFLEGNLFTKELPNVDMPSLLSFNVSFNDLTGEVPKGFGGMPATSFLGTTLCGKPLPPCRTPSTQPPSQPPTVAPEAAAAGNGRGRGRRHLAGGAIAGIVIGCALGFLLIAAVLVLACGALRRKPRRTYRSQDAVAAELALHSKEAMSPNSYTPRVSDARPPPPALMPPPVAPVSVGRKKLFFFGRVPRPYDLEDLLRASAEVLGKGTYGTTYKAALETAPAVAVKRLKETSLPEREFRDKIAAIGGLDHPNVVPLQAYYFSKDERLMVYEFVATGSLSSMLHGNRGAGRSPLSWESRRRIALASARGLEYIHATGSKVAHGNIKSSNILLGRSVDARVADHGLASLVGPAGAPSMRVAGYRAPEVVADPRRLSQKADVYSFGVLLLEMLTGKAPTNAALHDEGVDLPRWARSVVREEWTSEVFDTELLRQPGAEEEMVEMLRLAMDCTVPVPDQRPAMPEIVVRIDELAAPGSASSMARPGRSISVDEADDRPLKPAGSIRES encoded by the exons ATGCCTCCGCCGGTAGCCGCCGCGCTGGTGATGCTGCTCGCCGTGGCCTTGGGCGCGGCGCGCGCCGCCGACGACCTAGCGTCCGACACCGCGGCGCTGCAGGCCTTCATCGCGCCCTTCGGGTCGGCGTCCGTGTCCTGGAACGCGTCCCGGCAGACGTGCTCCTGGACCGGCGTCGTCTGCTCCGGCGGCCGCGTCACGGGGCTCCACCTGCCCGGGGACGGCCTCCGCGGCTCCGTCCCCGTCGGCGCGctcggcggcctcaccaggctcacCGTGCTCTCGCTGCGCTTCAACGCGCTCTCCGGCCCGCTGCCGGCCGACCTGGCCTCCTGCGTCAAGCTGCGGGTCATCAACCTGCAGTCCAACCACTTCTCCGGTGAGCTCCCGGCCGCGATTCTCTCCCTCCCGGCGTTGACGCAGCTAAACCTCGCTGAGAACCGGCTCTCCGGGAGAATACCGCCCGCCATTGCCAAGAGCGGGAAGCTGCAGCTGCTCTTCTTGGAGGGCAACCTCTTCACCAAAGAGCTGCCCAACGTCGACATGCCATCCCTCTTGTCTTTTAACGTCTCCTTCAACGACCTCACCGGCGAGGTTCCCAAAGGCTTCGGCGGCATGCCCGCCACGTCTTTCCTCGGCACGACACTGTGTGGCAAGCCCCTCCCGCCGTGTCGAACACCATCTACCCAACCACCGTCCCAGCCTCCCACGGTTGCCCCCGAAGCCGCGGCCGCGGGAAACGGCCGCGGGCGAGGCCGGCGACACCTCGCGGGCGGTGCCATCGCGGGCATTGTGATCGGCTGCGCTTTGGGCTTCCTGCTTATCGCCGCCGTTCTGGTCCTTGCCTGTGGCGCCCTGCGCCGGAAGCCAAGAAGAACCTACCGCAGCCAGGACGCCGTCGCGGCGGAGCTGGCCCTGCACAGCAAGGAGGCGATGAGCCCGAATAGCTACACTCCACGGGTCTCCGACGCGCGGCCGCCACCGCCCGCATTAATGCCGCCTCCGGTCGCCCCCGTCTCCGTGGGGCGGAAGAAGCTTTTCTTCTTCGGGAGGGTGCCGAGGCCGTACGATCTGGAGGACCTGCTCCGCGCGTCCGCCGAGGTTCTTGGCAAGGGCACGTACGGTACCACGTACAAggccgcgctggagacggcgccggcGGTGGCAGTGAAGCGTCTCAAGGAGACGTCGCTGCCGGAGCGCGAGTTCCGGGACAAGATCGCGGCTATCGGTGGGTTGGACCATCCTAACGTCGTGCCACTGCAGGCCTACTACTTCAGCAAGGACGAGCGGCTCATGGTGTACGAGTTCGTCGCCACGGGCAGCCTCTCCTCGATGCTTCACG GCAACCGTGGCGCCGGGCGATCGCCGCTGAGCTGGGAGTCGAGGAGGCGGATCGCGCTGGCCTCGGCGCGCGGCCTGGAGTACATCCACGCGACGGGCTCCAAGGTGGCGCACGGCAACATCAAGTCGTCCAACATACTCCTCGGGCGGTCGGTGGACGCGCGCGTGGCGGACCACGGCCTGGCGAGCCTCGTCGGCCCGGCCGGCGCGCCGTCGATGCGCGTGGCGGGGTACCGCGCCCCCGAGGTGGTCGCCGACCCGCGGCGGCTGTCGCAGAAGGCGGACGTGTACAGCTTCGGGGTGCTGCTGCTGGAGATGCTGACGGGGAAGGCGCCGACGAACGCCGCGCTGCACGACGAGGGCGTGGACCTCCCGCGGTGGGCGCGGTCCGTGGTGCGCGAGGAGTGGACGTCCGAGGTGTTCGACACGGAGCTGCTGAGGCAGCCGGGCGCGGAGGAGGAGATGGTGGAGATGCTGCGGCTGGCCATGGACTGCACCGTGCCGGTGCCCGACCAGCGGCCGGCGATGCCGGAGATCGTCGTGCGCATCGACGAGCTCGCCGCCCCGGGGTCGGCGTCGTCCATGGCACGGCCTGGCCGGAGCATCTCGGTCGACGAGGCCGACGACCGGCCGCTCAAGCCGGCCGGGTCGATCCGAGAGAGCTGA